CTGCACCCCTCCACCACTAAACACATCGCCATGCACCTGTACTTTTTCTGCCCCAACCGTAACCATTTCACCCTGGTGGCCAATGTCAGGTCCACTAATTAGACCACTTGACAACATCCCCTTGTGATCACTCCGTAAAGAATCCTGCACGTCCCCCTCGACACCCGCTACTTTTTCCCCTTCAGAAATTTGCAAAACATTGTTCTTATTCTCATTCATGTTACCCAGCACCCCTTTATCAGATTTCGGTTGCCAAATCTTTTTCGCCTTATGTTTTACCTCCCCTTGTCTCCTCTCCCCAACCCTACAGACCACCGACGTGTGCACTTGATGGAAATATTTCTGACAATAAAAACCAAGTTTTTCATACTTGACTTCCTGCCATATTCTTTTCGATGGTGAAAAAACAATTGGGAAACCCTGCATCGACTCCACAGTCAGGTCCACTTCCACACAAATACGTGCCCCCGAAGCCCTAGTTCGATTGAGTGTCGCATTATCCGTCCCTAGGTATCAACCAAATCTTGATGCTAATATCTGTAAGCAATCCTTTGTATACAAGTGCATCGGCAACCCTGGTAGATAATCCATTGAGGAGCCAATGGAGATTCCTTGTGCAAATCAAACTCTTTCGTCCTTTTGAAAAGCTGAAAAGTATAACCCCCCACCGTTCGACCTTCACATGCCCATCTATGCACAAAATCATGTTCATTTTTCATCAGGATCAAAACATGatattcatccataaaacttGTCGTTGGGATCTCTAGCAACCCCCACGTCTTAACAACTGCAAGTCAAATATCATCAATAGAAGGTCGAGATCGCATGAACTTCATAACTAAAGCAAACCGAAAGTCTTTTGCTGCCTTTGCCATTTCTAGAATGGAATTAGATTACCGAACTTCATAACTAAAGCAAACCGAGATCGCcaatatataacatatacaaTTACTAAGAATGGAACACACTAGCTATATTAAGCTCTTTAAGAGACTGGGATTTCAGGCGTGAGGACTTTCCATGGGAAGATTTAACTTCATAGTGATGAGGATTTGATGGGTGGTTCTCTTTTGGCAACTAAACTAGATTGGCATGCcgcgcgcgggggggggggggggggggggggggggggggggggggtgcacCATTCAATTTGGGTAGagagggtttactttttgtttctattttatgtattttttttttttataggtaatcaaagattttatttaaaaaaggcgtagcccaagtacatagattgtttttcttttatatattggTCTGAGGGAAGAAGAATAGTAGTATTATGAAGTGAGCCGAGTTGAGTTTGTAATTGAAACTCatgtcatttttcaaaatttttgtttacGCTGTCCTTTTGTGATTAAATCTGTTCTTTTGCAGGCCGGATACTTCTGTTCTGTTTGTGAGTGTGTGGTAAAGGATTCTGCAAATTACTTGGATcatataaatggaaaaaaacgTATGTGGTTATCTATAGACGATTTTGTTTCATCAATTAGTTTTGGgaactacttataaaaaaaaaaaaaaaaaattagttttgggaactattttttccaatttattcCATTTTACTAATGGTTCATTTGCTTTTGTTTCATAGATCAAAGAGCGTTGGGTATGTCTATGCGGGTCGAACGGGCATCTGTCGAACAGGTACATTTTAGAAAGTACTTTGAAGCTTAATGAATGCACCAATAATTAAACATAGGTGAAAAATGATGCAACCTTTGTAAGACTTGCTCTCGAGCATAATTtttgtacatgcaacaatgtaccgAGTAAACCACGAGGAATACAAGATAGAGGAGATTGTGTACAtgggttttttaataaagattccttatgaaaaacaaaaaagaagaaaaagaaaatagaggagATTGCCacaattcttttaaagataaaactatttttctGACCTAAGCATGTCATTGATCACAAGTACATATTTGTCTAGCAACAGTGTTTATGAGCTGCAAATTCTATGGTCTCAGGTCAAAGAGAGGTTCGAACTTCTTAAGAAACGGAGTGCTCCTGGCAGCTTCACAGAGCAAGGTAAAGAATTTTATGGCGTAAACAgaaaatgcatatattttttaaagacgTTTATCTAATTGGTGATGGAAAATTGATATCTGCCTCTGTCACAGATCTTGATGAGCGGATCTTAAAGCAGCAGCAAGAAGAGGAGGAACGGAAGCGCCAACGtcgagaaaagaagaaagaaaagaaggtgTGTGCTCTATATCACCACAGGTCGCTTATTGCTTAGATTTGTGAACCATAAGTTTATAGGGAAAAAAGAACGGGTGCTCTATATCACTATCAACACAGGTTGGCCTAAGTGGTGAAAGCTTTGGTCTTGGGTATCACTTCCTTCAAGGTTCAAGGTTCATGGTTCAACATCttatgggtgcaaacaatcctttggggccaaACCTtctggtgaaaagccagcaaTTTAACCAGTTCCCTGTAGGGAAATTTTCGAGGGTGCGATGCACGGGGCCGAGGTTTACTTTGCAGGGATGGGTTTGAAAGGCCGTGCCTTGGAGAAGTTCcccgatttaaaaaaaaaaaaaagaaaaaaaaaaaaaagaaaaagcatttGTTGCGCCAAAGCTATGCAATTGAGAGCATATTATCTTTTGAATGTGTGAGCATATCATGTTTACCATAATATTTCCTGATAATTTTTGGTCTGTATCTGGGTTCAGAAAGAGAAGGCGGCAGAGGAGGAAGTTGACATGGATCCTGATGTAGCGGCTATGATGGGATTTGGGGGTTTCAGTTCATCCAAGAAGTGATAATGTTTAATCGTGGGAGTCTAGCTTTGAAGGAACAACTTACTTTAGGTACCTTGACCTTTTAGAAACAGTAATTACTAATGATTTTGAGATGTTCTATATTTATAGTGAAAATCAAAGTTTGCCGAAGCTCGATATTTTTGACAGATTTCCCAGGTGAGATATCATCCATATTCATTCTTTGTACATTTTAATCCTTGCGATACTAGAGGTAACTTATAAGTTTCAAGGCTACTTTGTACATTTCTCCTGACTGTTGTGGCGAAAGAAAGTCTGCATTAGTTGGAGGAAGGCAATATTGCTTGACATATAAACCTTTTGCTTTGTGTGTAACAAGCCAAATAAGAAATCCAACGAATCTAATCTCACAACCAAAGtcagaagatgatgaaaatatatgGCTACAAAGCGTGGGGGGACGAGGTTAGGTTGGGCTGATAGAAAGGAAAATATGTTCTTGTTCCCTCTCATGGAAGGTGCAAATTTAATCACGAATGTAGCCGattcaaaactcatctcaacttattttatctcatcattataatttttttaaattttcatataaaatataatagataattcaactttttcagattttaaaataataataatattaaaataatattttaataatattttatttaaactcacttaaaatcatctcaGCTCTTTTCTGAATTTATCAAGGCTAATCTTCCATGACATATCTATTCTAGTTTTctttatatgattttaga
This genomic interval from Juglans microcarpa x Juglans regia isolate MS1-56 chromosome 4D, Jm3101_v1.0, whole genome shotgun sequence contains the following:
- the LOC121259225 gene encoding zinc finger matrin-type protein 2-like; the protein is MAHTSDNVVGVDNTFRRKFDRDEYLERAREREKQEAESRVKSKSRGPPVQRKPLKHRDYEVDLDSRLGKTQVVTPVAPLSQQAGYFCSVCECVVKDSANYLDHINGKKHQRALGMSMRVERASVEQVKERFELLKKRSAPGSFTEQDLDERILKQQQEEEERKRQRREKKKEKKKEKAAEEEVDMDPDVAAMMGFGGFSSSKK